The segment ATTATGAATATAATCTTCCATAAACTGCCAATCAGGTTTACCTTCATCATCCACAGGCAGTTTGATAATCATACTATGTAATCTTGCACTATCTAAAATTCTACCATAAGAATATTTCATTTTTTCTAACCTGAATAGAGTTATTAAGAAAATAGCAGTGTATTGATTTAACTTTGTATCTTTTTTTGGAACTAACGCCTTCACTCTTGTAAATACAGCACCTAATTCAGATTGATAAAAAGCATGCCCTGTGTTTACCCCTATTGAAGCAACAGATATGAAATTCTTGAATTTTTTATTTCCGTCATATCGTACTTTACCCTTAATCCCATTATTTGTTGTGAGATTTTCTATGGAATTTACCCAAACACCATCCTTGTGTTTTGGATCATTCTCTTTAGGTTTATCACCCCCTGTATACATAGTAAACAAATCATCAATTTTGAATTCTTTCCAATTTTTTACATTTAAATCAAATTTGTTGTCTTGATTATTGGATATTTTCATTTAATCACTGTTTGCAAGTTTGAATGAAACGTAATCTTTTATGGATTTGACAAAATCATCTTCTTTTAGAATAGAATAATCTACCTGCATATATGCTTCAACACACCATTCATCTTCAGGTGTAAGTAACTTTGTAAAACAATAGGGGGTTCTTTTTTTATTTTCATATTCATCTAACCATTGAGTTCTAATTTTTTCCCATTTGTTATTATAATCGGCTCTACCAAAACGCCTTGTTTTTACATATCCATCATCTTTCCAATATCCTAGAAATGTTTCTTTATTCTTAGGATGTGGTTGATGTGCTTTGAAAACTACAATTGCACAGATAGTTCCGACATTTGAATTGAAAAATAATTCATTAGGCATTGAAAAAACTGCATCTAAAGTATGTTTTTCCATCAATCTCTTCTTTAGTTCTAACAAATGTCCTTCAGTTGCAGTAACACAACTCATGGGTATGATTGCAATACAAGTACCATTTGGTTCTAATATCTCCAAATTATTTAATACAAACTCAAATTCTTCAGTGTCAGATTTTATATTTTTATACGGCGGATTCAAAAAACCCACATTAGGTTTCATTTCTGAACCTGTTTTCTTTTTAAAATCTTCTTTAGACTGTTCAATAAAATCTGGTTTGAAACAATCTCCTTTGAATATACTACTTGAACCGTCTTTATGAATAAACATATTTGAACATGCTAAAGCAAATATGTCATTTTGAAATTCAAAACCGATAATTTGTTTATTCTTAATATCTTTGATTTTTACATTATTTCCTTTAGCATCATCAATCATCTTATTCATTGCACTAATCAAAAATCCACCAGTACCACAACAATTATCAAAAACTATTGAATCCTTGTTCACTTTTGCAAGATCTACAAATAAATCGGTAATATGTGGGGGTGTGAGAACAATTCCTAATCCTTTATCTGAATTAGCATATCTAAGAAATTCAATATAAAATTGACCAAGTACATCATGTTTGTACGTTTTGATAAAACTGTGAATGTTAGTGTCAATGTCTTTTATGATGTCTTTTAAAATATTAACATCTGAAACAAACGATTCATGATGTCTAATGAAAGAATACTCTCTTTCTAAATCTTGGATCTTCATATCCTGTATATTCCCTTCTTTCAATTCTTCAGAAATTGTTGTCACCAAACTTCCACTGAGAGTCTTTGGCTTCTTATGTTTTTCATAAGATGTTTTGAATACCTCGTTTCTAAGAGCAAGTAAAATACCTGAAATTAACAAACTGCGTATAGATTCTTTAATTTTTAATTTATGTAATCTTTCATTGAGTTGTTTTGAATATACCATTAAATCGTTAAAATCTTGATGAAGTTTATGTTCATCATTTTTGTATTCATCTAAGTAATTTTCTAATGACAATAAATCAACCCCAAGAAAATCTTTGGCTTCAAAAGTATCACGTATTTGCAGAAATTGAGATACTTTCAATTCTTTTTTTGTTTCTCCACTAACTGCAATAGAAATAACATCAAAACTTTTAGAAAGAAAGGATGAATATAGTAAAACACCATCAACTGCATACTCTGAATAATTATCTCTTTTCTTACTTTCATGTTTAGTTATGTCTGCTTTACATTCGATAACAATAATCAAATTGGATTCATCTTTAAAAGAAATTATAAATTCAGGTTTACCTTTACCTAATCCTTTCTTTGATGCATTTTTGAGTAGTTTGTTAATTCTTGGGTTTATTGAATCCTGTTCTTCTATTATGACTTTGGAATCTTTAACTAATGCATCTTTCTTGAAATGTTCTCTTACGATATTTTCGGTAATTCTCTCATTCATCAGACTACATGTCTGACCTTCGAGAATACGTTGATCCCCCCCCTTGTCAATTTTTTTGTGATCTGGGATCAATTCTAACTTACTCATTTTTCTAATATTGTTATTCATGCCTGATCAAGTCTCCGTTTTGCTTGGTGTTGACTTGGAAAATGTTTTCCATTGAGTTTTTTGTTGGGTCTCGACAAGTTAGCAGAACCTGTTTTAGGGTTCTGTCAAATCTGCGGTGGAAAATATGACCTGTAAAAAATCGGTTGATTGGAGTGGAAAATGAGTAAAAATCAAACCTACAGATCTTTTATTAGGTACCGAAAGAATACTTTTGATATGACCTATATTTTGGGTGCATCATGTATCGATGGAGTAGTTTTAGTAAGTGACCAAAAATTTCTTCGTGGAAGTACACCATCTTATCATGAGAAATTAGTTGAAGTTTTTCCAAGTGTGATAATGGGTGGTGCAGGCACAAGAGGTATTATTGATAGATTTTATGATGAAATAAAACTCAAAATTGAGAATGAGGACATTACAAATATTGAAGAATTAATTAATTATTCAGAAGATAGGACTTTAGATATTCATAGAAGATATTATGGGAGGGCAGATGGAATGGAGTTATTAATTGGGTTACGTGGGACTGGTGGCAAATCAAAACTGTTCAACATTGTAACTTCTGGTGGAGTGGCAGAACCAATCAAAGAATACATTGCAATTGGTTCGGGTGTTCCATATGGTTCATTTTTACTGAAGGAATTATGGAATAAAAAAATGACAATGATGGAGTTTGCAAAAGTAGGTTATTTCCTTGTTGATTATATTACAAAATTTAAGTTAGAGGATTCAGTTGGTGGAAATCCAAAAGTTTGGTTTATTCCAGAAATTATAGAAGAAGAGGGTAAAGATGTTAATGATCTTATTCAACAATATCCAGCTCGTACGGCAAACAAATCAGAATTAGAAACTATGAAAAATTATTCAGACATACAAATAAATAAAATCAATCAAGCATTGGAAAATTTAAAAACATTGCCTAAGATTATTTCTTCTTCACAACAAGACGATCCTTCTTAGAATCCATTTCTAATTCGGCACCTTCTTTCCATCCTAATTCTTTAATTTTTTCTGGTGGAATTACCACTACCCATTTAGCATATTCTTCATTACCTACCTTTCGAGAAAGTTGTTTTTGTAGTTTCATATTATCAATTATGTTAGGTGCCTAATAAATTGAATGTTAATCTTTAGGTACCTAAATGTTTATATAATTAGGTACCTAATAACAAATATGGAAAGAGAACCCAACCCACGACAAGAAAAAGGAAAACAGATAGCACTAAAATCAGATTTAATCAGAATTTCAGATTATCACTATCAGGTACATTCACAGACTACTAACAGAGATTATCATGTCATTAAATCAGACGGAGTATGGCATTGTGACTGTCCAGACCATAGATTCCGTAAAGTATGCTGTAAGCACATTCACGCAATAGAATTTTCCCTCAAAATCAGAGAGGAAGTACGAGAGAGAAACAAGGTTACAATCGAGCCTGTAAGTGTGGATTCATGCAGATTCTGCAAGGGTAAAAACATCAAGAAATACGGCATTCGTAAGAACAAGCATACAGTAATT is part of the Nitrosopumilus sp. b3 genome and harbors:
- a CDS encoding N-6 DNA methylase gives rise to the protein MNNNIRKMSKLELIPDHKKIDKGGDQRILEGQTCSLMNERITENIVREHFKKDALVKDSKVIIEEQDSINPRINKLLKNASKKGLGKGKPEFIISFKDESNLIIVIECKADITKHESKKRDNYSEYAVDGVLLYSSFLSKSFDVISIAVSGETKKELKVSQFLQIRDTFEAKDFLGVDLLSLENYLDEYKNDEHKLHQDFNDLMVYSKQLNERLHKLKIKESIRSLLISGILLALRNEVFKTSYEKHKKPKTLSGSLVTTISEELKEGNIQDMKIQDLEREYSFIRHHESFVSDVNILKDIIKDIDTNIHSFIKTYKHDVLGQFYIEFLRYANSDKGLGIVLTPPHITDLFVDLAKVNKDSIVFDNCCGTGGFLISAMNKMIDDAKGNNVKIKDIKNKQIIGFEFQNDIFALACSNMFIHKDGSSSIFKGDCFKPDFIEQSKEDFKKKTGSEMKPNVGFLNPPYKNIKSDTEEFEFVLNNLEILEPNGTCIAIIPMSCVTATEGHLLELKKRLMEKHTLDAVFSMPNELFFNSNVGTICAIVVFKAHQPHPKNKETFLGYWKDDGYVKTRRFGRADYNNKWEKIRTQWLDEYENKKRTPYCFTKLLTPEDEWCVEAYMQVDYSILKEDDFVKSIKDYVSFKLANSD
- a CDS encoding AbrB/MazE/SpoVT family DNA-binding domain-containing protein, translating into MKLQKQLSRKVGNEEYAKWVVVIPPEKIKELGWKEGAELEMDSKKDRLVVKKK